The following coding sequences lie in one Euhalothece natronophila Z-M001 genomic window:
- a CDS encoding Uma2 family endonuclease, with protein MSVALNRSLIYPDSDGQPMADNTKQFRWIVLIKENLELLFANDPEVFVAGDLLWYPVEGHPEIRVAPDAMVVFGRPKGDRGSYRQWEEDNITPQVVFEILSPGNRVKEMTRKLQFYERYGVEEYYIYDPDENELEGLQRKEGNLELIEDMNGWVSPQLGIKFVLTPETLEIYRPDGRKFLSSLELEQRAEQEAERAQQATQRAEQEAQRANRLAEQLRALGIDPET; from the coding sequence ATGAGTGTTGCTCTCAACCGTTCCTTAATTTATCCTGATAGTGATGGCCAGCCCATGGCAGACAATACCAAACAATTTCGCTGGATTGTTCTGATTAAAGAAAACTTAGAACTCCTGTTTGCAAACGATCCAGAAGTCTTTGTGGCGGGGGATTTACTATGGTATCCCGTAGAAGGTCATCCTGAAATTCGCGTTGCTCCTGATGCTATGGTAGTATTTGGCAGACCAAAAGGCGATCGCGGTTCTTATCGTCAATGGGAAGAAGACAATATTACCCCCCAAGTAGTGTTTGAAATCCTTTCTCCTGGCAATCGGGTAAAAGAAATGACCCGAAAACTACAGTTTTATGAACGTTATGGAGTAGAAGAGTATTATATATACGACCCCGATGAGAATGAATTAGAAGGATTGCAGCGAAAAGAAGGCAATTTAGAGTTAATAGAAGACATGAATGGCTGGGTGAGTCCCCAACTAGGCATTAAGTTCGTTTTAACTCCTGAAACCCTAGAAATCTATCGTCCTGATGGTAGAAAGTTTTTGTCTTCTCTGGAATTAGAACAACGCGCTGAACAAGAAGCTGAACGAGCGCAACAGGCAACTCAACGAGCCGAACAAGAAGCTCAACGCGCCAACCGTCTAGCGGAGCAATTGAGAGCCTTGGGGATTGATCCTGAAACCTAA
- a CDS encoding DUF29 domain-containing protein has protein sequence MVTESQQAQKPLYETDYYLWILKTVQKLQNRELEAIDWENLIDEVSDLSRREKRKLQSLLKRLFEHLLKLKYWENEAERNRRHWRGEIANFRQQIKYQLEDSPSLNSYLKEIFNQSYRDARVIASEKSGLSLGIFPEEPIAPLEQILDENWLP, from the coding sequence ATGGTCACAGAATCTCAACAAGCACAAAAGCCACTCTATGAAACCGATTATTACCTCTGGATTTTAAAAACGGTTCAAAAACTCCAAAATCGAGAATTGGAAGCGATTGACTGGGAGAATCTAATTGATGAGGTATCGGATTTGAGTCGGCGGGAAAAAAGAAAACTACAAAGTTTATTAAAACGGCTATTTGAGCATCTGCTGAAACTCAAATACTGGGAAAATGAAGCAGAGAGAAATCGCAGACATTGGCGGGGAGAAATTGCTAACTTCCGCCAACAAATTAAATATCAGTTAGAAGATAGTCCGAGCTTAAACTCCTACTTAAAGGAAATTTTTAATCAATCTTATCGAGATGCGAGAGTGATTGCATCGGAAAAATCAGGATTATCCCTTGGCATCTTTCCTGAAGAACCGATCGCGCCTTTAGAGCAAATTTTAGATGAAAACTGGTTACCATAA
- a CDS encoding DUF29 domain-containing protein yields the protein MVVPSQKKQKKLYETDYHLWVLETVKNLQNKEFEAIDWENLIEEVSDLGRRDRKKLKSLLKKLIEHLLKLKYWQAEKSRNQGHWQAEITNFRQLIQDELEDSPSLQPYLHEIYPQCYTEARKIASQRSQLPLNTFPEEPIAPLEQILDENWLP from the coding sequence ATGGTCGTACCATCTCAAAAAAAACAAAAAAAACTCTATGAAACCGATTACCATCTTTGGGTATTAGAAACTGTTAAAAACTTACAAAATAAAGAGTTTGAAGCGATTGATTGGGAAAACTTAATTGAGGAAGTATCAGATTTGGGGCGGCGAGATCGGAAGAAGCTGAAAAGCCTGCTTAAAAAATTAATAGAACATTTACTGAAACTCAAATATTGGCAAGCTGAGAAGAGTAGGAATCAAGGACATTGGCAAGCAGAAATTACTAACTTTCGTCAACTCATTCAAGATGAATTAGAAGATAGCCCGAGTTTGCAACCTTATCTGCATGAAATTTATCCTCAATGTTATACCGAAGCCCGAAAAATTGCCTCTCAACGTTCTCAACTTCCCCTAAATACCTTCCCTGAAGAACCGATCGCGCCTTTAGAGCAAATTTTAGATGAAAACTGGTTACCATAA
- a CDS encoding Uma2 family endonuclease → MSVALNRSLIYPDSDGQPMADNTKQFRWIVLIKENLELLFANDPEVFVAGDLLWYPVEGHPEIRVAPDAMVVFGRPKGDRGSYRQWEEDNIAPQVVFEILSPGNRLREMTRKWEFYDRYGVEEYYIYDPDDNELEGLQRQEGRLRVIPEIDHWVSPRLEIKFVPTPETLEIYRPDGRKFLSTLELEQRAEKLAAQLRALGVEPDV, encoded by the coding sequence ATGAGTGTTGCTCTCAACCGTTCCCTAATTTACCCTGATAGTGATGGCCAGCCCATGGCAGACAATACCAAACAATTTCGCTGGATTGTTCTGATCAAAGAAAACTTAGAACTCCTGTTTGCTAACGATCCAGAAGTCTTTGTAGCCGGGGATTTACTATGGTATCCCGTAGAAGGTCATCCCGAAATTCGCGTTGCTCCTGATGCCATGGTAGTATTTGGCAGACCAAAAGGCGATCGCGGTTCTTATCGTCAATGGGAAGAAGACAATATTGCCCCCCAAGTAGTGTTTGAAATCCTTTCTCCTGGCAATCGACTCAGGGAAATGACTCGTAAATGGGAATTTTATGATCGCTATGGCGTAGAAGAGTATTATATATACGACCCTGATGATAATGAGTTAGAAGGATTGCAGCGCCAAGAGGGAAGACTGAGAGTGATTCCAGAAATAGATCATTGGGTAAGCCCAAGATTAGAAATAAAATTTGTTCCGACTCCAGAAACTTTAGAAATTTACCGTCCTGATGGTAGAAAATTTTTATCGACTCTTGAACTCGAACAACGAGCTGAAAAATTAGCAGCCCAGCTTAGAGCATTAGGAGTTGAACCAGACGTTTAA